Part of the Chloroflexota bacterium genome is shown below.
CGCCGGTGAGTACAGCACGCGATATATCCATCGTCCCAGCAATGGCCGGTGGCTAAGTCGAAGACTCTTTGAGGAGAGAACATTTGTGTCCCAGAGTAAGGGTACCAGCCACAGCAGCTAATCTTGGGCCTGGCTTCGATTGTTTCGGCCTGGCCCTCTCCTTCTTCAACGAGGTAGCAGTTGAATCAAGCGACCAGCCCAGTCTGACTATAAGTGGGGAAGGAAGCGCCAGGCTGCCGAAAGACGAAACCAGTCTCGCCTGGCGAACGGTCAACGCTTACTTCAAAGCCATTGGGAGAACCACACCGCCCCTCGCACTCTCTCTGCTCAACCGCATCCCCTTAACGGGAGGGTTGGGCAGCTCCGCATCGGTCATTGTGGGCACACTTGTAGCCGCCAACGAGCTCTGTGGCCATCCTCTGATACCGGAACAGCTCCTCGACCTGGCCTATACCATCGAAGGACACCCAGATAACGTAGCCGCCGCTCTATTGGGAGGACTAGTCATCACTGTTTTAGACGACAAACGGGTGATCGCCCTCAAAATTCAGGTCCCACCAGGACTCAGGGCCGTGCTTTATATCCCCGACTTGGCCATGCCCACCCGGAGGGCGCGTGGCATCCTACCCTCTAAGATTCCTCGCCAGGACGCCATTTTCAACTTGAGCCGAGCAGCTCTCTTAGTAGGAGCACTCTACGAGAGACGATTTGACCTGCTACGGGTAGCCGCGGGCGATAGATTACACCAACCCTACCGCGAGAGCCTATTTCCGGCCATGAGGCGCTTTTTCCGGGCTGCTTCGGAAGCGGGCGCCCTGGGTGCCTATCTGTCCGGCGCTGGTTCAGCCATCCTCGCTCTGACGGACAAGAAGGAGGAGGCGATCGCCCAGTCCCTCCAAGAGACAGGCAAGCGTTATGGTTATCCTGGACGAGCCCTCATCGTCGATATCTGCTACAACGGGGCTGAGGTCATCATCCCTTAACCACCCCGACTTGCCTACCAGAAAATCGAATGCTATAATACGAATCAATTAGCAGGATCCAGGCGATCAGAAGGCATAGGTCCTGGGCGCTCCCCGCTGGAGGAGCGCTTTCTGCATATACCATCTGGCCAGGATGGCCAAAACAATAGAAGGAACACAGGATGATCATCGTTATGAAAAAAGATGCTACTGACGATCAGGTCAAACATGTGATCGATAGGGTGGAAATGCTGGGCTATAAGGCCCACCTCTCCGTAGGTGAGGAGAGGACGATTATCGGAGTCATCGGTGACGAACGCCCTCTCGTGGATGAGCCTCTCGAACTGCTCGATGGCGTCGAGCGCACCGTCCCTATCCTACAACCGTTCAAACTGGCCAGTAGAGACTTCAAACCGGAAAATACGGTTATCTCCCTCAATGGGACCACTATCGGGGGCAGCGAAATCATCATCATGGCCGGACCATGCGCTATAGAAAGCAAGCAACAGCTGCTTGAAACAGCCTGGGCCGTGAAGGAGGCAGGGGCCAAGGTGCTCCGCGGGGGGGCCTTCAAGCCGCGCACCTCACCCTATAGCTTTCAGGGGTTGGGGGTTAAAGGACTTGAAATCCTGGCCGAGGTGAAGGAGGAGGTGGGCATCCTCACCATCGCCGAGGTGATGAGTCCAACCGACGTTCCCCTCGTCTGCCAATATAGCGACATTCTACAGGTGGGGGCAAGAAGTATGCAAAACTTCAGCCTTCTGCAAGAAGTGGGCAAATCTGGCCATCCGGTACTCCTCAAACGGGGCATGATGTCTACAATCCAAGAGCTGCTGATGTCGGCCGAATATATCCTCTCGAATCGAAACTATCGCCTCATCCTTTGCGAGCGAGGCATCAGAACCTTTGAGACAGCCACCAGAAACACCCTCGATATCGGGGCCATACCCGTATTGAAGAAACTCAGTCATCTGCCAGTTATCGTTGATCCCAGCCACGCCATGGGCAGATGGGACCTGGTCGGCGCTGTCGCCAAGGCGGCTGTGGCCGCCGGAGCTGATGGGTTATTAATAGAGGTACATCCCCACCCTGAACAAGCCCTGTCAGACGGACCCCAATCTCTCAAACCGGATAACTTTCGCCAACTGATGCAAGAACTACGCGCCGTTGCCCAGGCTGTGGGCAGAACGATATAATATTTACCCTCTGAGCACTGTGAAACTTACGATCAAGCTAGTCACTTCTCTCCAAGGGGAAATACGCGTCCCCGGCGATAAATCAATCTGCCATCGAGCACTGCTTTTGGGAGCTCTAGCCAGCGGACAAACAACCATCAATGGCTTCGTTTCCTCAACCGATTGCCTGGCCACCCTGCGCTGCCTCCGTGACCTTGGCGTAGAGATCGCAGAGACAGGTATGGGATCCCTAGTGGTGCACGGAAAAGGACTATATGGACTAAGCGAGCCGGCCAACGTGCTCGATGCCGCCAACTCTGGGACAACGATGCGTTTGCTCTCTGGCATCCTGGCCGGACAGCCATTCTACTCCGTCATCACTGGCGACAACTCCCTGCGCCATCGCCCGATGAGACGAATTATCGAGCCCCTGCAAGCTATGGGAGCTACCATATACGGGCGAGAGCACGATAAATTTCCTCCCCTAACCATCATTGGCGGTAACCTGAAGCCCATCAGTTACCACTTACCCGTGGCCAGCGCCCAGGTTAAATCCTGTCTCCTCCTGGCTGGCTTATTCGCCC
Proteins encoded:
- the aroF gene encoding 3-deoxy-7-phosphoheptulonate synthase is translated as MIIVMKKDATDDQVKHVIDRVEMLGYKAHLSVGEERTIIGVIGDERPLVDEPLELLDGVERTVPILQPFKLASRDFKPENTVISLNGTTIGGSEIIIMAGPCAIESKQQLLETAWAVKEAGAKVLRGGAFKPRTSPYSFQGLGVKGLEILAEVKEEVGILTIAEVMSPTDVPLVCQYSDILQVGARSMQNFSLLQEVGKSGHPVLLKRGMMSTIQELLMSAEYILSNRNYRLILCERGIRTFETATRNTLDIGAIPVLKKLSHLPVIVDPSHAMGRWDLVGAVAKAAVAAGADGLLIEVHPHPEQALSDGPQSLKPDNFRQLMQELRAVAQAVGRTI
- the thrB gene encoding homoserine kinase gives rise to the protein MCPRVRVPATAANLGPGFDCFGLALSFFNEVAVESSDQPSLTISGEGSARLPKDETSLAWRTVNAYFKAIGRTTPPLALSLLNRIPLTGGLGSSASVIVGTLVAANELCGHPLIPEQLLDLAYTIEGHPDNVAAALLGGLVITVLDDKRVIALKIQVPPGLRAVLYIPDLAMPTRRARGILPSKIPRQDAIFNLSRAALLVGALYERRFDLLRVAAGDRLHQPYRESLFPAMRRFFRAASEAGALGAYLSGAGSAILALTDKKEEAIAQSLQETGKRYGYPGRALIVDICYNGAEVIIP